From Zhongshania aliphaticivorans, one genomic window encodes:
- a CDS encoding UDP-N-acetylmuramoyl-tripeptide--D-alanyl-D-alanine ligase codes for MIGTLNLQTIAAATGGVLTGTDISVDRICTDSRKVQAGDLFVALSGDNFDGNQFVGVAKDAGAVASVVSEATDLLPNIRVSDTRRALGLIARENRRRFTGPLVAITGSSGKTSTKEMLAAIFAQCGEVYATVGNLNNEIGVPLSLLAISAQHRFAVIEMGAAKRGDIHYLCEFAEPTIAVLTNAQHAHIEGFGSLAAVAETKGGIFRGLAKGGLAIINADDAHCSLWQSYASHVQQRLFSLVREDVDVFARDIDLSEPGKVRFELVSFAGSAKVCMPLSGRHMVANALAAAAAALSAGASLGEVVSGLESVRGVSGRLLRRNVAGIELIDDSYNANPGSVRAAIEVLASSHGRKVLALGHMAELGAEAAQQHREIAAYARENRLDAVFFTGEYASMMATEFGRNAYAFDNKPDLIAALKNYLEAGDTVLVKGSRSAEMDVVVDVLTTDLVQRGN; via the coding sequence ATGATCGGCACATTAAATTTGCAGACCATTGCGGCCGCTACTGGTGGCGTACTCACGGGTACAGATATCTCCGTTGATCGGATTTGTACTGACAGCCGCAAAGTCCAGGCTGGTGATCTATTCGTTGCCTTAAGTGGCGATAATTTTGATGGTAATCAATTTGTTGGCGTAGCGAAGGACGCTGGTGCCGTTGCCAGCGTTGTTAGCGAGGCAACGGATCTTCTGCCTAATATAAGGGTCTCAGATACCCGTCGTGCGCTGGGCTTGATTGCTCGCGAAAATCGTCGTCGTTTTACTGGTCCACTTGTTGCCATTACCGGCAGTAGCGGAAAAACCAGTACTAAAGAAATGTTGGCTGCAATTTTTGCTCAGTGTGGTGAGGTTTATGCCACAGTCGGCAATTTAAATAACGAGATCGGTGTGCCGCTTAGTCTGCTGGCGATCTCTGCGCAACACCGGTTTGCGGTGATTGAAATGGGCGCCGCAAAACGAGGTGATATCCACTACCTCTGCGAATTTGCTGAACCTACTATTGCGGTGCTGACCAATGCTCAGCACGCGCATATTGAAGGTTTTGGTTCGCTGGCGGCAGTGGCTGAAACCAAGGGCGGGATATTTCGCGGTTTAGCGAAAGGCGGCCTCGCCATTATCAACGCTGATGATGCTCACTGTTCACTGTGGCAGTCCTATGCCAGCCATGTGCAGCAGCGCCTATTCAGCCTGGTACGGGAGGATGTCGATGTGTTTGCGCGTGATATTGATCTGAGTGAGCCGGGCAAAGTTCGTTTTGAGTTGGTCAGTTTTGCCGGCAGTGCCAAGGTGTGCATGCCCCTGTCGGGTCGGCATATGGTGGCCAATGCCTTGGCGGCCGCCGCAGCGGCGCTTTCGGCAGGTGCAAGCTTAGGTGAGGTGGTTAGTGGCCTAGAGTCGGTGCGCGGTGTAAGTGGTCGTCTGCTGCGCCGTAATGTCGCCGGAATTGAACTGATTGATGATAGTTACAACGCGAACCCGGGTTCAGTGCGAGCGGCAATTGAAGTGCTGGCATCGAGTCACGGCCGCAAAGTTCTCGCCCTTGGGCATATGGCGGAGTTGGGTGCGGAGGCTGCTCAGCAGCATCGAGAAATAGCGGCTTATGCCAGAGAAAATCGACTTGATGCGGTTTTCTTTACGGGGGAATACGCCAGTATGATGGCGACTGAATTTGGTCGCAATGCATACGCCTTTGACAATAAGCCGGATTTAATCGCGGCATTAAAAAATTATTTAGAAGCAGGGGATACGGTTTTGGTTAAGGGTTCGCGCAGTGCGGAAATGGACGTGGTTGTCGACGTATTGACGACCGATTTAGTACAGAGGGGCAACTGA
- the ftsW gene encoding putative lipid II flippase FtsW: MSAYLQLRWEELGRFDRHLQLLLLALLAIGFVAMTSASVEHAASRYDDAFFFAKRYFFHFSLAFGLSVVMYLTPVDLWERTGWLWLLLGFVLLALVLIPGVGKEVNGSRRWLGVGPLTLQASEFVKLCVIFYLAGYLVRRRDEVRQSWSGFVKPMALLFAVTLLLMLEPDFGATVVTAGTAFVMIFLGGVKLGQFLLVILSCVAGAVAMVIFEPYRMKRLTAFTDPWADQFNTGYQLTQSLIAFGRGQISGVGLGNSVQKLFYLPEAHTDFVYAIFAEEFGIIGSLLVLALFAGLIGRILFIGRYAEMMGKQFHAFVAYGIAVMISGQAFINMGVNTGLLPTKGLTLPFFSYGGSSLIVCMAMVSLVARIELECRRQDGR, from the coding sequence ATGAGCGCTTACCTTCAGCTGCGTTGGGAAGAATTGGGCCGATTTGATCGGCATTTACAATTGTTGCTGCTGGCGCTATTGGCGATTGGTTTTGTTGCCATGACCTCGGCGTCGGTGGAGCATGCGGCGAGTCGGTATGACGACGCATTCTTTTTTGCAAAGCGCTATTTTTTCCATTTTAGTTTGGCATTTGGCCTTAGCGTGGTCATGTATTTGACACCGGTCGATCTCTGGGAACGCACAGGCTGGCTTTGGTTATTGTTAGGTTTTGTCTTGCTAGCGCTGGTGCTGATTCCCGGTGTAGGCAAAGAAGTTAACGGCAGTCGTCGGTGGTTGGGCGTCGGGCCGTTAACCTTGCAAGCATCTGAGTTTGTAAAGCTGTGTGTCATTTTTTATCTGGCCGGATATTTGGTGCGGCGTCGCGACGAAGTGCGCCAGAGCTGGTCCGGTTTTGTAAAACCCATGGCGTTACTATTTGCGGTGACCTTACTGCTCATGCTCGAACCGGATTTCGGCGCAACTGTTGTTACTGCGGGCACGGCTTTTGTGATGATTTTTTTGGGCGGCGTAAAACTCGGTCAATTCTTGCTGGTTATTTTGAGCTGTGTCGCGGGTGCGGTGGCCATGGTCATCTTTGAACCTTATCGCATGAAGCGCCTAACCGCATTCACCGACCCCTGGGCAGATCAATTCAATACCGGTTATCAGCTCACTCAGTCGCTTATCGCCTTTGGTCGTGGGCAAATAAGCGGCGTTGGTCTGGGTAATAGTGTCCAGAAATTATTTTATTTGCCCGAGGCGCACACCGACTTTGTGTACGCCATTTTTGCGGAAGAGTTCGGGATCATTGGCAGCTTGTTGGTGTTGGCGTTGTTCGCCGGATTAATTGGCAGAATTTTATTTATTGGGCGTTATGCAGAAATGATGGGCAAGCAATTTCACGCGTTTGTTGCCTATGGCATTGCGGTCATGATTAGCGGGCAGGCCTTTATCAATATGGGTGTAAATACCGGCTTGTTGCCAACGAAGGGCTTAACATTGCCATTTTTTAGTTACGGCGGTAGTAGCTTAATTGTGTGTATGGCGATGGTGTCTCTGGTGGCGCGAATCGAACTGGAATGTCGGAGGCAAGATGGCCGCTGA
- a CDS encoding peptidoglycan D,D-transpeptidase FtsI family protein translates to MVKQAKVQISPWRFRIVVGSLLLLALLLAWRALSLQVLDVDRGYQFLQGQGNARTNRTEVIPAHRGIIADRNGEPLAVSTPVASIWANPQELQGAKGDWARLAAALEMSASELSRRVERYRDSQFMYLRRHVAPAAAQSLMQMKIPGVYLQREYRRFYPAGEVTAHLLGFTDIDDRGQEGLELTYDEWLNGTPGRKRVLKDLYGNIIREIDAGEAASPGKDVQLSIDLRLQYLAYRELKAAINRTGAKAGSIVIIDSETGEVLALVNQPSFNPNNRSQLSPDALRNRAVIDMFEPGSTVKPLTMVAALESGKYQPDTTINTNPGYIKVGRKVLEDHRNYGVLTVAEVLKKSSQVGTTKIALSLDEHDVWGVFDRFGLGRSTSSGFPGESNGMLPNRPNWRAIERATFAFGYGITVTNLQLAQAYSVFANRGVFQQVSLLKRTEKPAQQQVISAKIARQIVDMLEEVTELGGTATRAQVDAYRIAGKTGTSHKAIAGGYAEDRYFAIFAGVAPASNPRIVAVVTIDEPKGDYYGGLVAAPVFSKVVSDALRLLNIAPDNIEAAEPKPKTKGDAAA, encoded by the coding sequence ATGGTAAAGCAGGCTAAAGTTCAAATATCGCCCTGGCGCTTCCGAATCGTGGTCGGCAGTCTGCTGCTGCTCGCCTTGTTATTGGCTTGGCGGGCGCTAAGTTTACAGGTCCTGGATGTCGATCGCGGCTACCAATTTCTGCAAGGCCAAGGCAATGCGCGCACCAATCGCACCGAAGTAATCCCTGCTCATCGCGGAATCATTGCCGATCGTAATGGCGAGCCCCTAGCGGTTAGTACCCCCGTTGCCTCTATTTGGGCTAACCCTCAGGAATTGCAGGGTGCAAAAGGTGACTGGGCGCGCTTGGCCGCAGCGCTGGAAATGTCGGCGAGTGAATTGTCGCGGCGGGTAGAGCGTTATCGCGACAGCCAGTTTATGTATTTACGCCGTCACGTTGCACCTGCGGCAGCACAAAGCCTTATGCAAATGAAAATTCCCGGTGTGTATTTGCAGCGGGAGTATCGCCGTTTTTATCCGGCGGGCGAGGTAACCGCGCATTTGCTGGGCTTTACCGATATCGACGATCGTGGCCAGGAGGGGCTCGAACTAACCTACGACGAATGGCTTAACGGAACCCCTGGGCGCAAGCGGGTGCTGAAGGATTTGTACGGCAATATTATCAGGGAGATCGACGCCGGGGAGGCGGCCAGCCCCGGCAAAGATGTCCAACTGAGTATTGATCTGCGTTTGCAGTACCTCGCTTACCGCGAATTAAAAGCAGCAATAAACCGAACCGGCGCTAAAGCCGGTTCGATCGTTATTATCGACAGTGAAACAGGCGAAGTTTTGGCGCTGGTTAACCAGCCTTCGTTTAACCCCAATAATCGCAGCCAGTTAAGTCCTGACGCGCTGCGCAACCGCGCTGTTATCGATATGTTTGAACCGGGCTCCACCGTGAAGCCGTTGACTATGGTGGCAGCTCTGGAAAGTGGTAAGTATCAGCCCGACACCACCATCAATACTAATCCTGGGTATATCAAGGTTGGGCGGAAAGTTTTAGAAGATCACCGTAACTACGGCGTGCTTACCGTGGCAGAGGTATTGAAAAAATCTAGCCAGGTCGGTACCACCAAAATTGCGCTCTCTCTTGATGAGCATGACGTCTGGGGTGTGTTTGATCGCTTTGGTTTGGGGCGCAGCACTAGCTCAGGGTTTCCTGGCGAAAGCAACGGCATGCTGCCGAACCGGCCCAATTGGCGTGCAATTGAGCGCGCCACGTTTGCCTTTGGCTACGGCATTACTGTTACCAATTTACAATTGGCCCAAGCTTATTCGGTATTTGCTAATCGCGGTGTTTTTCAGCAAGTATCTTTGCTGAAGCGCACCGAAAAGCCAGCTCAGCAGCAAGTTATTTCAGCAAAAATTGCGCGCCAGATTGTCGATATGCTGGAAGAAGTGACTGAGCTGGGTGGTACGGCTACGCGGGCCCAGGTAGACGCGTATCGCATTGCCGGTAAAACCGGAACGTCACACAAGGCGATTGCTGGCGGCTATGCCGAAGACCGCTATTTTGCCATTTTTGCCGGTGTGGCGCCGGCCAGTAATCCCAGAATTGTGGCGGTAGTGACCATTGATGAACCTAAGGGTGATTATTATGGCGGATTGGTTGCTGCGCCCGTTTTTTCAAAAGTGGTATCTGATGCCCTGCGCTTGTTGAATATCGCGCCGGACAATATCGAGGCAGCCGAGCCTAAACCCAAAACCAAGGGAGATGCGGCAGCGTGA
- the mraY gene encoding phospho-N-acetylmuramoyl-pentapeptide-transferase produces the protein MLLLLAEYLTQYVSAFAVFQYLSIRGILGVLTALAISLMIGPVMIRKLNFHQIGQSVRDDGPQSHLSKSGTPTMGGALILVAIFISTLLWSDLKNHYVWTVLIVTAIFGAVGWVDDYRKVIERNPRGLPARWKYFWQSVAGLGAAIYLYMTADSAVSTQLFLPFLKNVSWQMGPLFILLTYFVIVGASNAVNLTDGLDGLAILPTVMVGAALGLIAYLTGNVKFAEYLHIPYVAGAGELIVICGALAGAGLGFLWFNTYPAQVFMGDVGALALGATLGTIAVITRHEIVFFIMGGIFVLETVSVILQVASFKLTGRRIFRMAPIHHHFELKGWPEPRVIVRFWIITVMLVLFGLATLKLR, from the coding sequence ATGTTGCTGCTACTTGCTGAATATTTAACTCAATACGTTAGCGCATTTGCGGTTTTCCAGTACTTGAGTATTCGCGGCATACTTGGGGTGTTAACGGCGCTGGCCATCTCTTTAATGATCGGCCCAGTGATGATTCGCAAACTTAATTTTCATCAAATAGGTCAATCTGTTCGCGATGACGGTCCGCAGTCGCACCTCAGTAAGTCCGGCACACCCACAATGGGCGGCGCTTTGATATTGGTTGCGATTTTTATTAGCACCTTGTTGTGGTCCGATCTGAAGAACCATTATGTGTGGACCGTATTGATTGTTACTGCGATTTTTGGCGCGGTGGGCTGGGTAGATGATTACCGTAAGGTGATAGAGCGCAACCCCCGCGGTTTACCCGCGCGCTGGAAGTACTTTTGGCAAAGTGTGGCCGGATTAGGCGCCGCAATATACTTATATATGACTGCAGACAGCGCCGTAAGCACGCAGTTGTTCTTGCCGTTTTTGAAAAACGTTAGCTGGCAAATGGGCCCGCTGTTTATTCTGCTGACTTATTTTGTGATTGTCGGTGCCAGCAACGCGGTGAATTTAACAGATGGTCTTGATGGCTTAGCGATTTTGCCAACGGTCATGGTTGGTGCGGCGCTCGGTTTGATTGCCTACCTTACTGGGAACGTAAAATTTGCCGAGTATTTGCATATTCCCTACGTGGCGGGTGCGGGTGAACTCATTGTTATTTGTGGTGCCCTAGCGGGCGCTGGTCTCGGTTTTCTATGGTTTAACACCTATCCGGCGCAAGTGTTTATGGGCGATGTCGGTGCCTTGGCCCTGGGCGCAACGCTGGGAACCATTGCCGTGATTACTCGGCACGAAATTGTATTTTTTATTATGGGCGGCATTTTTGTGCTGGAAACCGTGTCGGTTATTTTGCAAGTTGCGTCTTTTAAATTAACCGGCCGCCGAATTTTCCGTATGGCGCCGATCCACCATCATTTTGAATTGAAAGGTTGGCCAGAACCACGGGTTATTGTGCGGTTTTGGATTATTACGGTAATGCTGGTGCTATTTGGCCTAGCGACATTAAAACTACGCTAA
- the murC gene encoding UDP-N-acetylmuramate--L-alanine ligase, with amino-acid sequence MSPKHPFVVPEMRRVKRIHFVGIGGAGMCGIAEVLLNLGYVISGSDLKASPSTARLQQLGARVAFGHRGENIGDSDVVVVSSAVNESNPEVAAARQLRVPIVRRAEMLAELMRYRHGIAVAGTHGKTTTTSLITAIFAEAGLDPTFVIGGLVNSAGTNAALGESRYLVAEADESDASFLHLQPMVSVITNIEADHMATYDGDFSKLKRTFIEFLHNLPFYGMAVVCVDDPVVRDIMPDIARPTLTYGFSEDADFRIHSLQKLGMQSRFNVVRPDGSDIELSIQQPGVHNVLNATAAVAVATDEGLPVEAICNGIANFQGVGRRFQRYGELPLADGEFMLVDDYGHHPTEVAATISAARQAWPDRRLVMLYQPHRYSRTKDLYEDFVRVLSTVDSLLLLDVYSAGEEPVPGADSRSLCRSIRLQGNLEPVFVENTEAAFEILKPRIRPGDVLLTQGAGNIGAVALQLANQDWV; translated from the coding sequence ATGAGTCCTAAGCATCCCTTTGTGGTTCCAGAAATGCGCAGAGTCAAACGCATACATTTCGTTGGTATTGGCGGTGCCGGAATGTGCGGTATTGCTGAAGTGCTATTGAACTTGGGTTATGTGATTTCAGGTTCTGATCTAAAGGCCTCACCCAGTACTGCGCGGTTGCAGCAATTAGGCGCGCGAGTTGCCTTTGGCCATCGCGGCGAGAATATTGGCGACTCCGATGTGGTCGTAGTGTCTAGCGCGGTTAATGAAAGTAATCCGGAAGTGGCCGCCGCCCGCCAATTGCGAGTGCCTATTGTGCGTCGCGCTGAAATGCTGGCTGAGCTAATGCGCTATCGTCACGGCATTGCAGTGGCTGGCACTCATGGTAAAACCACGACGACCAGTTTGATTACCGCTATTTTTGCCGAGGCGGGTCTCGATCCTACCTTTGTTATCGGCGGTCTGGTTAACAGCGCTGGCACCAATGCAGCATTAGGTGAGAGCCGCTACTTGGTCGCAGAGGCCGACGAGAGCGATGCTTCCTTCTTACATTTGCAGCCCATGGTGTCGGTGATTACCAATATTGAAGCCGATCATATGGCGACCTATGACGGTGACTTTAGCAAGCTGAAACGTACCTTTATCGAGTTTCTGCACAACTTGCCGTTTTACGGCATGGCGGTGGTCTGTGTGGATGATCCAGTGGTGCGCGACATTATGCCGGACATAGCGCGTCCGACATTGACCTACGGCTTTAGTGAAGACGCGGATTTTCGTATTCATTCTCTGCAAAAGCTGGGTATGCAGAGCCGCTTTAATGTAGTGCGGCCAGATGGCAGTGATATTGAGCTGAGTATTCAGCAGCCCGGTGTGCATAACGTACTTAATGCGACGGCAGCTGTGGCGGTGGCCACCGATGAAGGCTTGCCGGTAGAAGCTATTTGCAATGGCATTGCCAATTTTCAGGGTGTCGGTCGTCGCTTTCAACGTTACGGCGAACTGCCCTTGGCCGATGGCGAATTTATGTTGGTGGATGACTACGGTCACCATCCGACAGAAGTGGCCGCAACCATATCGGCGGCGCGCCAAGCGTGGCCAGATCGCCGCCTAGTGATGCTGTATCAGCCTCATCGCTACAGTCGTACCAAAGATTTATACGAGGATTTTGTTCGGGTGTTGTCTACCGTCGACAGCCTGTTGCTGTTGGATGTGTATTCGGCTGGCGAAGAGCCGGTGCCGGGCGCCGACAGTCGCAGCCTGTGTCGGAGTATTCGTTTGCAGGGCAATTTAGAGCCGGTATTTGTTGAAAATACTGAGGCCGCTTTTGAAATATTAAAACCCCGTATTCGCCCCGGTGATGTTTTGCTCACTCAAGGCGCGGGCAATATCGGCGCAGTGGCGTTGCAATTAGCTAATCAGGATTGGGTGTAG
- the murG gene encoding undecaprenyldiphospho-muramoylpentapeptide beta-N-acetylglucosaminyltransferase, with the protein MAAEQTVLMMAGGTGGHVFPALAVASALAERNVNVHWLGTAAGIEARLVPAAGLPLHCLNMAGVRGKNPLFRLLAIAKAMLAVVQSMRLIMKLKPFCVVGMGGYASGPGGLAAKLLGVPVLIQEQNAVAGTTNRLLAKIARLCLTGYPIALGGERNRYIGNPVRREIAELAPPAARWAERSDNLRVLVLGGSLGAKPINDVVLATWQKLSEAQRPTLWHQTGRAHEEQVQQAYQNAGIAARAEAFIEDMAAAYSWADVVICRAGALTVAELAAAGVPALLVPLPHAIDDHQRANAQWFVDGGAGEIIDQSVFNADVLCKWLESDSANRESLLNSAEAARRLAKIDAADVAANYCMEFANES; encoded by the coding sequence ATGGCCGCTGAACAGACCGTACTAATGATGGCCGGTGGCACCGGCGGGCATGTGTTCCCCGCATTGGCGGTTGCTTCTGCGCTGGCCGAACGCAATGTCAACGTGCATTGGCTAGGCACTGCAGCAGGTATTGAAGCGCGCTTGGTACCTGCTGCAGGTCTGCCGTTGCACTGTTTAAACATGGCGGGCGTGCGGGGTAAGAATCCCTTGTTTCGCTTGCTGGCAATTGCCAAGGCCATGCTCGCGGTTGTGCAGAGCATGCGCTTAATTATGAAATTAAAGCCCTTCTGCGTGGTGGGTATGGGTGGCTATGCCTCTGGCCCTGGTGGCTTGGCAGCTAAGTTGCTGGGCGTGCCGGTGTTGATTCAGGAACAAAACGCAGTGGCGGGCACAACCAACCGATTATTGGCAAAAATTGCCCGGCTTTGCCTGACTGGTTACCCCATTGCCTTGGGCGGTGAGCGCAATCGCTATATTGGCAACCCAGTACGTCGCGAAATTGCCGAGCTTGCGCCGCCAGCGGCTCGCTGGGCAGAGCGCAGCGACAATTTGCGGGTGTTAGTTTTGGGCGGCAGTTTAGGTGCTAAGCCTATAAATGATGTGGTGCTGGCGACGTGGCAAAAACTTAGCGAGGCGCAGCGGCCGACCTTATGGCATCAGACTGGCCGCGCTCACGAAGAACAAGTGCAGCAGGCGTATCAGAACGCGGGAATAGCGGCGCGCGCCGAAGCGTTTATTGAAGATATGGCAGCCGCTTATAGCTGGGCCGATGTGGTTATTTGTCGCGCTGGTGCATTGACGGTAGCCGAACTCGCGGCGGCGGGCGTGCCAGCGCTGTTAGTGCCGTTGCCCCATGCCATTGACGATCATCAGCGCGCCAATGCGCAGTGGTTTGTGGATGGCGGCGCCGGTGAAATTATTGATCAGTCAGTTTTTAATGCTGATGTTTTATGTAAATGGTTGGAAAGCGATAGTGCGAATCGGGAGTCATTGTTGAATAGCGCCGAGGCCGCAAGACGGCTTGCAAAAATAGATGCCGCTGACGTTGCCGCAAATTATTGTATGGAGTTTGCCAATGAGTCCTAA
- a CDS encoding UDP-N-acetylmuramoyl-L-alanyl-D-glutamate--2,6-diaminopimelate ligase codes for MVDQQNYTLPRLLGDLLPDLSQEIAALPVTGLAIDSRKVQAGDVFLAIKGHEVDGRDYIHDAITAGAVAVIADAPFDAAQWSLPVVVIEHLEAHISEIAGRFYDLPSRQLQLIGITGTNGKTSCAWMVAQLLEAIGQPCGLIGTLGNGRFGRLNSGNNTTPDAVSVQALLSEWRDGGANWAAMEVSSHGLAQHRVAALNFAAAVFTNLSQDHLDYHGSMEAYGAVKARLLNWPNLPLAVINRDDEFGRKLMAESTAAQLIDFSIVDPQAKVYAQDARCDMRGIEAHISSPWGNFQLQSPLLGEFNLQNLVAATAVLLGLGVTVDAIAEAIPKLKPVPGRMECLRSADGVLAVIDYAHTPDALEKVLKALRPITAGKLRCVMGCGGDRDRSKRPLMGSIAESFSDAVVVTNDNPRSESATAIIADICAGMRSAPVVISERDSAIATAIAAAEPGDVVLVAGKGHEEYQEIAGRRLPFSDIQCARLALAARPSL; via the coding sequence ATGGTAGACCAGCAGAACTACACATTACCGAGGTTGTTAGGCGATTTACTACCTGACTTAAGTCAGGAAATTGCCGCCTTGCCCGTTACCGGTTTGGCCATAGATAGTCGCAAGGTTCAAGCTGGCGATGTCTTTTTGGCGATAAAGGGGCACGAGGTTGATGGGCGTGATTATATTCACGATGCGATTACTGCGGGTGCCGTTGCCGTCATCGCTGACGCGCCCTTCGATGCTGCGCAATGGTCGCTGCCGGTGGTCGTCATTGAACATCTAGAAGCGCATATTAGCGAAATTGCCGGGCGCTTTTACGATTTGCCATCTCGGCAGCTGCAGCTTATCGGGATTACCGGTACCAATGGAAAGACATCTTGTGCATGGATGGTGGCGCAATTACTGGAAGCCATTGGTCAACCGTGTGGGCTAATTGGCACTCTTGGTAATGGTCGCTTTGGTCGCCTTAATAGTGGCAATAACACCACTCCTGATGCAGTCTCAGTGCAGGCTCTGCTTAGCGAATGGCGAGATGGCGGAGCAAATTGGGCAGCGATGGAAGTGTCGTCTCACGGCTTGGCTCAACACCGGGTGGCCGCATTGAATTTTGCTGCCGCAGTATTCACGAATCTTAGCCAAGACCATCTTGACTATCACGGTTCTATGGAGGCTTACGGCGCCGTAAAAGCGCGCTTATTGAATTGGCCTAATCTGCCGTTGGCCGTTATTAATCGAGACGATGAATTTGGTCGCAAGCTTATGGCTGAGTCCACCGCCGCGCAATTAATTGATTTTAGTATTGTTGATCCCCAGGCCAAGGTTTACGCCCAAGACGCACGTTGTGACATGCGGGGCATCGAGGCTCACATCAGCAGTCCGTGGGGCAATTTTCAATTGCAGTCGCCCTTGCTTGGCGAATTTAATTTGCAGAACTTGGTGGCGGCAACAGCCGTTTTACTGGGCTTGGGCGTTACTGTCGATGCAATCGCAGAGGCGATACCCAAATTAAAACCCGTTCCAGGCCGTATGGAATGCCTGCGCTCTGCAGATGGCGTGTTGGCGGTTATTGATTACGCGCATACACCAGATGCATTAGAGAAAGTGCTCAAAGCCTTGCGGCCAATTACCGCCGGTAAATTGCGTTGCGTAATGGGCTGTGGTGGCGACCGAGATCGTAGTAAGCGACCGTTAATGGGATCAATAGCAGAAAGCTTTTCCGATGCGGTGGTGGTGACCAACGACAATCCCCGCTCGGAGTCGGCGACGGCTATCATCGCGGACATTTGTGCGGGTATGCGCAGCGCGCCAGTGGTGATTTCCGAACGCGATTCCGCAATCGCGACAGCAATCGCCGCGGCTGAGCCTGGCGATGTTGTGTTAGTTGCCGGCAAAGGCCACGAAGAATATCAAGAGATCGCTGGGCGTCGTTTGCCCTTTAGTGATATTCAGTGCGCGCGACTGGCACTGGCAGCGAGGCCGAGCTTATGA
- the murD gene encoding UDP-N-acetylmuramoyl-L-alanine--D-glutamate ligase has protein sequence MSLIASDNRRVIIGVGKTGLSIARYFTRRGLSFAIADSRDAPPELELFRAEFPDVTPILGAFTTDQFLSATELVISPGVSLAEPAIAAAKAAGVAITGDIEWFCREAKAPIVAITGSNGKSTVTTLVAEMAVNAGWRCAVGGNLGTPALELLDDRAELYVLELSSFQLERCAFIGAEVATVLNVSEDHLDHHGSMIAYHQAKHRIFRDCKKVVINRDDALSTPLVPDAVEKWNFGLGRSDFRAFGLMDEDGEQYLALAREALLPVSALKIAGSHNISNAMAALALGAAAGLPMSAMLSTLTEFKGLSHRCQFVAQWQGLRFYNDSKGTNVGAAVSALRGLSGAGKLVLIAGGVGKGADFKPLIDTLLSVGRAVVFIGEAGPAMNALLDGRLPSQICSDMPAAVRAAAAYAESGDVVLLSPACASFDMFRNYEHRGAVFAESVLALTGGLQ, from the coding sequence GTGAGTTTGATCGCATCCGACAATAGGCGGGTCATTATCGGTGTAGGTAAAACCGGGCTTTCGATCGCACGTTATTTTACCCGCCGTGGTCTGTCTTTTGCGATTGCCGACAGCCGCGATGCGCCGCCGGAGCTCGAGTTGTTTCGCGCGGAGTTTCCCGATGTAACGCCAATTCTTGGGGCGTTCACCACCGATCAATTCTTGTCGGCAACCGAGCTTGTGATTAGCCCGGGCGTTTCTTTGGCAGAGCCAGCAATTGCGGCGGCGAAAGCCGCTGGCGTGGCAATTACGGGCGATATTGAGTGGTTCTGTCGCGAGGCCAAGGCGCCGATCGTCGCCATTACCGGTTCTAACGGCAAAAGTACCGTGACCACACTCGTGGCGGAAATGGCCGTTAATGCCGGATGGCGCTGTGCGGTAGGCGGTAATCTTGGCACGCCTGCGCTGGAGTTATTGGACGACCGAGCCGAGCTTTATGTGCTGGAGTTATCGTCATTCCAATTAGAGCGCTGCGCATTTATCGGCGCCGAAGTGGCAACAGTACTGAATGTCAGTGAAGATCATTTAGATCATCACGGCAGCATGATTGCCTACCATCAAGCCAAGCACCGTATATTTCGCGATTGTAAAAAAGTCGTTATCAATCGTGACGACGCACTGAGTACGCCGCTGGTTCCCGATGCGGTTGAAAAATGGAACTTTGGTTTAGGGCGTTCTGATTTTCGCGCCTTTGGCCTTATGGACGAAGACGGCGAGCAATACCTGGCGTTGGCGAGGGAAGCGTTGCTGCCGGTGTCGGCGCTTAAAATTGCGGGCAGCCACAATATTAGCAATGCCATGGCGGCGCTGGCCTTGGGCGCGGCGGCGGGCCTGCCTATGAGCGCGATGCTCAGTACACTTACTGAATTTAAGGGTTTGTCTCATCGCTGTCAGTTTGTTGCGCAGTGGCAGGGCTTGCGATTTTATAACGACTCTAAGGGCACCAATGTTGGCGCGGCAGTGTCTGCGCTACGGGGATTAAGCGGCGCAGGCAAGCTTGTGTTAATTGCTGGCGGCGTCGGCAAAGGGGCAGATTTTAAGCCACTGATTGACACCCTGCTGAGTGTGGGGCGGGCAGTGGTCTTTATTGGCGAGGCTGGCCCCGCGATGAACGCGCTGCTCGATGGTCGCTTGCCTAGCCAAATATGTTCAGATATGCCCGCCGCAGTTCGCGCGGCAGCGGCCTATGCAGAGTCCGGTGATGTGGTGTTGCTATCACCAGCGTGCGCGAGCTTTGACATGTTTCGCAATTACGAACATCGCGGTGCGGTTTTCGCTGAGTCGGTACTGGCGCTGACCGGAGGTCTGCAATGA